Proteins found in one Panthera tigris isolate Pti1 chromosome B3, P.tigris_Pti1_mat1.1, whole genome shotgun sequence genomic segment:
- the TMEM30B gene encoding cell cycle control protein 50B: MTWSATAPGAHQPDNTAFTQQRLPAWQPLLSASIALPLFFCAGLAFIGLGLGLFYSSNGIKELEYDYTGNPGTGNCSACALADQGRAPPLRCSCAWYFSLPELFPGPVYLYYELTNFYQNNRRYGVSRDDSQLSGLPSALRHPANECAPYQRSATGLPIAPCGAIANSLFNDTFSLWHQRRPGEPYVEVPLDRTGIAWWTDCHVKFRNPPLVNGSLALAFHGTAPPPNWHRPVYELSPDPNNTGFINQDFVVWMRTAALPTFRKLYARIRQGNYSAGLPRGAYLVNITYNYPVRAFGGHKLLVFSNISWMGGKNPFLGIAYLVVGSLCILMGFVMLVVYIRYQDQNDEEEDEE, translated from the coding sequence ATGACCTGGAGCGCCACGGCCCCGGGCGCCCACCAGCCCGACAACACCGCGTTCACGCAGCAGCGCCTCCCCGCCTGGCAGCCGCTGCTGTCGGCCAGCATCGCGCTGCCGCTCTTCTTCTGCGCGGGCCTGGCTTTCAtcggcctgggcctgggcctcttCTACTCCTCCAATGGCATCAAGGAGCTCGAGTACGACTACACGGGCAACCCGGGCACCGGCAACTGTTCGGCGTGCGCCCTGGCCGACCAGGGCCGCGCACCGCCTCTTCGCTGCTCGTGCGCCTGGTACTTCTCGCTGCCCGAGCTCTTCCCGGGCCCCGTGTACCTCTACTACGAGCTGACCAATTTCTACCAAAATAACCGGCGCTACGGAGTGTCCCGCGACGACTCGCAGCTGAGCGGGCTGCCCAGCGCGCTGCGCCACCCGGCCAACGAGTGCGCCCCCTACCAGCGCAGCGCCACCGGCCTGCCCATCGCGCCCTGCGGCGCCATCGCCAACAGCCTCTTCAACGACACCTTCTCGCTGTGGCACCAGCGCCGGCCCGGCGAGCCCTACGTCGAGGTGCCGCTCGATCGCACCGGCATCGCCTGGTGGACCGACTGCCACGTTAAGTTCCGCAACCCGCCGCTGGTGAACGGCAGTCTGGCGCTGGCTTTCCACGGCACCGCGCCCCCGCCCAACTGGCACAGGCCGGTCTACGAGCTGAGCCCCGACCCGAACAACACCGGCTTCATCAACCAGGACTTCGTGGTGTGGATGCGCACGGCGGCGCTGCCCACGTTCCGCAAGCTGTACGCGCGCATCCGCCAGGGCAACTACTCGGCCGGGCTGCCGCGCGGCGCCTACCTCGTCAACATCACCTATAACTACCCGGTGCGAGCCTTCGGCGGCCACAAGCTCCTCGTCTTCAGCAACATCTCGTGGATGGGCGGCAAGAATCCCTTCCTGGGCATCGCCTACCTGGTCGTGGGCTCCCTGTGCATCCTCATGGGCTTTGTCATGCTGGTGGTCTACATTCGCTACCAGGACCAGAACGACGAGGAGGAGGACGAAGAATGA